The Chloroflexota bacterium nucleotide sequence CCGTGAGCTTGACCTCGTCGTTTTGGTCGCCGTCCTCGGTCGGCGCGTTGACCTGCACCGTCGAACCCGACGGCACCTGCTCGCGCAGAACGAAGTCCGCCAGCGGATCCTCGACGTAATGCTGGATGGCGCGCCGCAGCGGACGGGCGCCCATCGCGGGATCCCAACCCTTGTCGACGAGCATGTCCTTCGCGTCCTCCGAAAGCTCGAGCTGGAGCTCGCGCTCGGCCATCGACTCGCGGATCCTCCGCAGCAGCAAGTCGACGATCTCCTTGATCTCGTCCTTGGCCAGCTTGTGGAAGACGATGACCTCGTCGATACGGTTGAGGAACTCCGGCCGGAATACCTTCTTTAGCTCGCCCATGATGCGGTTCTTCATGTCCTCGTAAGTGAGGCCGGTCTCGTCGTCCGAGACCGCGAAACCGAGCGGCGTGTTGCGCGAGATCTCGGCGGCTCCGATGTTCGAGGTCATGATCACGATGCAGTGACGGAAATCCACCGTCCTGCCCTGCGCATCGGTGAGCCTTCCGTCCTCGAGGATCTGCAACAGGATGTTGAACACGTCCGGGTGTGCCTTCTCGATCTCGTCGAGCAGCAGCACGCTGTAGGGCTTGCGGCGCACAGCCTCGGTCAGCTGGCCACCCTCGTCGTAACCGATGTAGCCCGGTGGTGAGCCAACCAGCCTGGACACGGCGTGCTTTTCCATGTACTCGGACATGTCGATCCGGACCATCGTGTCCTCATCGCCGAAGAGGAACTCGGCGAGCGTCCGTGCAAGCTCGGTCTTGCCCACGCCGCTGGGCCCCAAGAAGATGAAGGAACCCGTGGGTCGCTTGGGATCCTTCAGCCCGGCGCGGGAACGGCGGATCGCCTTGGAGACGACCTCGATTGCCGGATGCTGGCCGATCACCCGCTTGTGCAGTTCGTCCTCCATCCGCATGAGCTTTGCCGTCTCAGCCTCAGTCAGCTTGAACACGGGAATCCCCGTCCACATTGAGACGATGTCGGCGATCTCCTCTTCGCCGATCGCGGGCCGCTCGGTCGACTCGCCTGCCTCCCATTGCTCAGCCAGCTCACGCTTCTTCTTAGTGAGGCGTCGCTCCTCGTCGCGGAGGTTGGCCGCCTTCTCAAACTCCTGGTTCTCGATCGCGTCCTCTTTGGCTCGGCGAGTCTGCTCGATCTGGTCCTCGAGCTCCCGATAGACGGGCGGCGAGGTCATCGACTTGATGCGCATACGCGAGGCGGCCTCGTCGATCAGATCGATCGCCTTATCGGGCAAGAAGCGGTCCGAGATGTAGCGGTCGGCCAGGTCCGCCGCAGCCTGCAGCGCCTCTTCGGTGATGTTGACCTTGTGGTGCTGCTCGTAGCGGTCACGCAGGCCCTTCAGGATCTGGACCGTCTCGTCGGTACTCGGCTGGTCGACGGTGATCTTCTGAAAGCGGCGTTCGAGGGCTGAGTCGCGTTCGAGGTATTTGCGGTACTCCTCGAGCGTGGTAGCGCCGACGGTCTGCAACTCTCCACGCGCGAGGGCCGGCTTGAGGATCGAGGCGGCGTCGATCGCGCCCTCGGCGGCGCCCGCGCCGACCAGGTTGTGAAGCTCGTCGATGAACAGGATGATGTCGCCGCGCTGGGTGATTTCCTTCATCACCTTCTTCAGCCGCTCCTCAAATTCGCCGCGGTACTTGGAGCCGGCGACCAGGGCGGCGAGATCGAGCGTGTAGATCTGCTTGTCCTTGAGCAGCTCGGGCACGTCGCCTGAAGTGATGCGCTGGGCCAGACCTTCCACCACCGCTGTCTTGCCAACCCCAGGCTCACCCACCAGAACCGGGTTGTTCTTGGTGCGCCGCGAGAGGATCTGCATGATGCGCTCGATCTCGGTCTCGCGTCCCACCACCGGGTCTAGCTTCGCCTCGGCGGCGAGCTTCGTGAGATTACGACCGAACTGGTCGAGCAGCTTCGAGGACTTCTTCCCCTCCGAGACGCCCGAACCGGCACCGGCACCAGCCCCGGAGCGCTGACGGCTCCCGGGCCCCGACAGCATCCGGATGACCTCGTTGCGGATCTTCTCGGAATCCGCGTCGAAATCGAGCAGGATGCGAG carries:
- a CDS encoding ATP-dependent Clp protease ATP-binding subunit — its product is MFERFTERARQVVVLAQEEARTLKHNYIGTEHILLGLLREEEGLAARVLESLDITVERVRAQVVRIVGSGEEVTSGQIPFTPRAKKVLELALREALSLGHNYIGTEHILLGLVRENEGVAARILLDFDADSEKIRNEVIRMLSGPGSRQRSGAGAGAGSGVSEGKKSSKLLDQFGRNLTKLAAEAKLDPVVGRETEIERIMQILSRRTKNNPVLVGEPGVGKTAVVEGLAQRITSGDVPELLKDKQIYTLDLAALVAGSKYRGEFEERLKKVMKEITQRGDIILFIDELHNLVGAGAAEGAIDAASILKPALARGELQTVGATTLEEYRKYLERDSALERRFQKITVDQPSTDETVQILKGLRDRYEQHHKVNITEEALQAAADLADRYISDRFLPDKAIDLIDEAASRMRIKSMTSPPVYRELEDQIEQTRRAKEDAIENQEFEKAANLRDEERRLTKKKRELAEQWEAGESTERPAIGEEEIADIVSMWTGIPVFKLTEAETAKLMRMEDELHKRVIGQHPAIEVVSKAIRRSRAGLKDPKRPTGSFIFLGPSGVGKTELARTLAEFLFGDEDTMVRIDMSEYMEKHAVSRLVGSPPGYIGYDEGGQLTEAVRRKPYSVLLLDEIEKAHPDVFNILLQILEDGRLTDAQGRTVDFRHCIVIMTSNIGAAEISRNTPLGFAVSDDETGLTYEDMKNRIMGELKKVFRPEFLNRIDEVIVFHKLAKDEIKEIVDLLLRRIRESMAERELQLELSEDAKDMLVDKGWDPAMGARPLRRAIQHYVEDPLADFVLREQVPSGSTVQVNAPTEDGDQNDEVKLTVIQPRPKPTPVGVGAEGGGEDETPPESPDEPATSE